In one window of Corynebacterium incognita DNA:
- a CDS encoding DEAD/DEAH box helicase: MSQYLVHGLWLPVSGLSLWIEQVEGHKIMVPSNVPAGTFPDVVEQMLAKKSFRNRARVSLRTPKGRDVSLMVPMAMYAPEEAIRVLEQLTFVTESQSSVSPEHKATLAPDLLWLVHAYRGLRRFVKAGRVTIRLSYQAGEWFPMWQLASGLGERSWLAEMLGSAPGVLVANNRSLSEDLANELVHWIAFTHLQPLRTEPRPYPWHEFADALLTTRPVRRGRAQLLRALNEWKDSITSVDLQLVFIVEEPPAVDSELDDETAEAQAVWPVRVRVRSGTDSPMPVRLQDLDVASVEKLREAHRRAVALAPQLETQGGIAPLDATVEGEWDVFLSTADVVDFVSTGVEKMKAAGFTVMLPRAWAHAETTAKLDTREVRDPAVAATSSHLGMDKLMEYNWRLSVGDTELSDDEMERLVQSKSGLIRLRGEWVMADTSALGKIQDYMQQLSQKARDRKRQDVERLAAKAEHAKQLDLPGRRMLQAEAEKAREEFNAQHADETTGELTVTELRQLALESLASEPVEFTGSTWHSSLVGGMATQAPDRVEIPDTVHAELREYQRRGVDWLYWMSRNNIGAVLADDMGLGKTLQLLSLLAVEHTRDEAPGPTLVVAPTSVVGNWAREASKFVPSLRVMVQHGPARLKDAELVHAASEHDLVITSYGTVARDFKTLGAVEWDRVVLDEAQAIKNSTTRASKAVRSLPSRQRIALTGTPVENRLSEMRSILDFCNPGVLGTANFFRNHFAKAIERDNDETMAERLRLLTAPFIMRRLKTDPTIIDDLPEKSEQIITVRMTSEQASLYKALVDDVQKRLEQSQGIARRGLVLSSLTRIKQICNHPAHYLGDGSAVTLKGQHRSGKVAELMRIIDESVEAGEKVLIFTQYKAFGDILQPYLSEQYGRDIPFLHGGVTKTKRDAMVEDFQESSDGAPAMILSLKAGGTGLNLTAANVVVHMDRWWNPAVENQATDRAFRIGQQRNVQVYKMITAGTLEESIQDIVDGKMHLAGAVVGEGEGWLTELDADQLAELMSYRGAEPGADRPGAGLQYQKGEV; this comes from the coding sequence ATGTCTCAATACCTGGTACACGGTCTCTGGCTGCCCGTCTCGGGCCTGAGTCTGTGGATCGAACAGGTAGAAGGCCACAAGATTATGGTTCCGTCCAATGTGCCCGCGGGGACGTTCCCGGATGTAGTCGAACAGATGCTTGCGAAGAAGAGCTTTCGCAACCGGGCTCGCGTCTCGCTGCGTACCCCGAAGGGGCGGGATGTCTCGCTCATGGTGCCCATGGCGATGTATGCGCCAGAGGAAGCCATCAGGGTTCTCGAACAGCTCACTTTCGTGACCGAGTCGCAGAGTTCGGTGTCCCCGGAACACAAGGCAACGCTGGCGCCAGATCTTCTATGGCTTGTTCATGCCTACCGGGGTTTGCGTCGCTTCGTGAAAGCCGGCCGCGTTACCATCAGGCTTTCCTATCAGGCCGGCGAGTGGTTCCCCATGTGGCAGTTGGCTTCTGGGCTGGGGGAGCGCAGTTGGCTCGCTGAAATGCTCGGGTCGGCGCCCGGCGTGCTGGTGGCGAATAACCGATCGTTGAGCGAGGACCTCGCCAATGAACTAGTTCATTGGATCGCGTTCACCCACTTGCAACCCCTGCGCACTGAGCCGCGGCCTTATCCCTGGCACGAGTTTGCCGACGCCCTGTTGACCACGCGCCCCGTGCGGCGCGGCCGGGCCCAGCTGCTGCGCGCGCTGAATGAGTGGAAAGACTCGATTACCTCGGTGGATCTGCAACTGGTTTTTATCGTGGAGGAGCCGCCCGCAGTAGATAGCGAACTCGATGACGAGACCGCCGAAGCGCAGGCGGTGTGGCCGGTGCGCGTGCGTGTGCGCTCCGGTACTGACTCGCCGATGCCGGTGCGTTTGCAGGACTTGGATGTCGCGAGCGTCGAGAAGCTCCGGGAGGCCCACCGCCGTGCGGTTGCATTGGCGCCCCAACTGGAAACCCAAGGCGGAATTGCCCCCTTGGACGCAACGGTGGAGGGGGAGTGGGACGTGTTTTTATCCACCGCGGACGTGGTGGATTTCGTCTCTACTGGCGTAGAGAAAATGAAGGCGGCGGGGTTCACGGTCATGCTGCCGCGGGCGTGGGCGCATGCGGAGACCACCGCGAAATTGGACACTCGCGAGGTGCGCGACCCGGCCGTTGCCGCAACCTCGTCGCATCTGGGTATGGACAAGCTCATGGAGTACAACTGGCGGCTGTCCGTCGGCGACACTGAGCTTTCCGACGACGAGATGGAACGCCTCGTTCAATCCAAGTCCGGCCTCATCCGCCTCCGTGGCGAGTGGGTTATGGCGGACACCTCCGCGTTGGGCAAGATCCAGGACTACATGCAGCAGCTGTCCCAGAAGGCCCGGGATCGCAAGCGACAAGACGTCGAACGCCTCGCGGCCAAAGCGGAGCACGCGAAGCAATTAGATCTCCCCGGACGGCGGATGCTGCAGGCCGAAGCAGAGAAAGCGCGTGAAGAGTTCAACGCCCAGCACGCGGATGAGACCACCGGCGAACTCACCGTGACGGAGCTGCGGCAGCTGGCGTTGGAGTCTCTGGCTTCCGAGCCTGTGGAGTTTACGGGATCGACGTGGCACTCCAGCCTCGTGGGCGGCATGGCGACGCAGGCGCCCGATCGGGTGGAGATCCCCGATACCGTTCACGCGGAGTTGCGCGAATATCAGCGCCGTGGCGTCGATTGGCTGTATTGGATGTCACGCAACAACATTGGTGCCGTGCTCGCTGATGACATGGGCTTGGGCAAGACCCTGCAGCTGTTGTCGTTGTTGGCAGTCGAGCATACTCGCGATGAAGCTCCGGGCCCGACGCTCGTGGTGGCACCCACCTCGGTCGTGGGTAACTGGGCACGGGAAGCGTCAAAGTTTGTTCCCTCGCTGCGCGTGATGGTCCAGCATGGCCCCGCGCGCTTGAAGGATGCGGAGCTGGTCCACGCGGCCTCCGAGCACGACCTGGTAATCACTTCGTACGGCACCGTCGCCCGTGACTTCAAGACGCTGGGTGCGGTGGAGTGGGACCGGGTGGTGCTTGACGAGGCGCAGGCGATCAAGAACTCCACCACCAGGGCGTCCAAGGCGGTCCGCTCGCTGCCGTCGCGTCAACGCATCGCGCTGACGGGCACGCCGGTAGAAAACCGCCTGTCCGAGATGCGCTCGATTCTGGATTTCTGTAATCCGGGTGTGCTGGGCACTGCTAATTTCTTCCGCAACCATTTCGCCAAAGCCATCGAGCGGGACAACGATGAAACGATGGCGGAGCGCCTGCGGCTGCTCACCGCACCGTTCATCATGCGCCGATTAAAGACGGATCCGACGATCATCGACGATCTGCCGGAGAAGTCGGAGCAAATCATTACGGTCCGGATGACCAGCGAGCAGGCCAGCTTGTACAAGGCGCTTGTCGACGACGTGCAGAAGCGCCTCGAACAATCCCAGGGCATCGCGCGCCGCGGCCTCGTGCTCTCCTCGCTGACCCGTATCAAGCAAATCTGCAACCACCCTGCGCATTATCTCGGCGACGGCTCCGCGGTGACGCTGAAGGGCCAGCACCGCTCCGGCAAGGTGGCCGAGCTCATGCGGATCATCGACGAATCAGTCGAGGCGGGGGAGAAGGTGCTCATCTTCACCCAGTACAAGGCCTTCGGCGATATCTTGCAGCCGTACCTTTCTGAGCAGTACGGACGAGACATCCCGTTCTTGCATGGCGGCGTGACCAAGACGAAGCGCGATGCCATGGTGGAGGACTTCCAGGAATCCAGTGACGGCGCGCCGGCGATGATCCTCTCGCTGAAGGCGGGCGGTACTGGGCTCAACCTCACCGCGGCGAACGTTGTGGTGCACATGGATCGCTGGTGGAACCCCGCGGTGGAGAACCAGGCGACGGACCGCGCGTTCCGCATCGGACAGCAGCGCAACGTGCAGGTATACAAGATGATTACGGCGGGCACCCTGGAGGAATCCATCCAGGACATTGTGGACGGCAAGATGCACCTCGCCGGTGCAGTGGTCGGCGAGGGCGAGGGCTGGCTCACTGAGCTGGACGCGGATCAGTTGGCAGAGCTCATGAGCTACCGGGGCGCGGAACCTGGCGCCGACCGCCCCGGCGCTGGTCTCCAGTATCAGAAGGGAGAGGTATAG
- the hutI gene encoding imidazolonepropionase — MSTLFTGISELRTVAEAGTIKDAALVVEDGCIAWIGAAADAPAADEKVDLGGRAVLPGWVDSHTHMIFAGDRGEEFEARMAGENYAAGGIAVTMEATRNAGEQKLEQLLLGRIAAAHAGGTTTMETKTGYGLNVESERQAAELAARHVDDVTFLGAHLVPPGSDAEPYLDIVVGDMLDAVAPHAQWIDVFCERGAFDETQSRRVLEAGKAKGLGVRVHGNQLGDGPGVQMAVELGAASVDHVNYLTDEDVEALANSDTVATMLPACDLSTRQPLAPGRRLIDAGATVAIASNLNPGTSYTSAMNYCITTAVLQQELTLEEAIAAGTLGGAKALRRHAVSETGDNAGADAQGRPAKGQLIVGAAADLHVLDTANAIDLAYRPGMPLTWHTYVAGQQVF; from the coding sequence ATGTCTACGTTGTTTACCGGTATCTCTGAGCTGCGCACCGTTGCGGAGGCGGGCACCATCAAGGATGCTGCGCTGGTGGTGGAAGACGGCTGCATCGCCTGGATTGGTGCTGCTGCTGACGCCCCCGCGGCGGACGAGAAGGTGGATCTCGGCGGCCGCGCCGTGCTGCCGGGCTGGGTGGACTCGCACACCCACATGATTTTTGCGGGCGACCGCGGCGAGGAATTCGAGGCCCGCATGGCGGGGGAGAACTACGCGGCTGGTGGCATCGCGGTGACAATGGAAGCCACCCGCAACGCGGGTGAGCAGAAGCTGGAGCAGCTCCTCCTGGGGCGTATCGCGGCGGCCCATGCGGGCGGCACCACCACCATGGAAACCAAGACCGGCTACGGCCTTAACGTCGAGTCTGAGCGCCAGGCCGCGGAACTCGCCGCCCGCCACGTCGATGACGTCACGTTCCTTGGCGCTCACCTCGTGCCGCCGGGTTCTGACGCGGAGCCCTATCTGGACATCGTGGTCGGCGACATGCTCGATGCGGTGGCCCCGCACGCGCAGTGGATTGACGTGTTCTGCGAGCGCGGTGCGTTCGACGAAACGCAGTCCCGCCGTGTCCTCGAAGCCGGCAAGGCAAAGGGTTTGGGCGTGCGTGTGCACGGCAACCAGCTTGGCGACGGCCCCGGCGTGCAGATGGCCGTGGAACTCGGCGCGGCCTCAGTGGACCACGTCAACTACCTCACCGATGAGGACGTTGAGGCGCTGGCCAACTCGGATACGGTGGCGACCATGCTCCCGGCGTGCGACTTGTCTACTCGCCAGCCGCTCGCGCCGGGCCGTCGCCTCATCGACGCCGGTGCGACCGTGGCCATCGCTTCCAACCTCAACCCAGGCACCAGCTACACCTCGGCGATGAACTATTGCATCACCACCGCGGTACTGCAGCAGGAGCTCACGCTGGAAGAGGCCATCGCCGCCGGTACTCTGGGCGGCGCTAAGGCGCTCCGCCGCCACGCCGTGAGCGAGACCGGTGACAACGCCGGCGCCGACGCCCAGGGCCGACCCGCCAAGGGCCAGCTCATCGTCGGCGCCGCCGCGGACCTCCACGTCCTGGACACCGCCAACGCCATCGACCTAGCCTACCGCCCCGGCATGCCACTGACCTGGCACACCTACGTCGCCGGCCAGCAGGTGTTTTAG
- the putP gene encoding sodium/proline symporter PutP — protein sequence MAESTWYLIAIIIYLFAMLAIGYWSYKQTDEYDDYVLGGRGLHPFVAALSAGASDMSGWLLMGLPGALFLSGMSEIWMAVGLLVGAWANWKWVAPRLRSYSEVAENSITVPSFFENRLGDKSRLLRIIAAVIIIFFFTFYISSGMVSGGRYFESTFNGDYLTGMIIVAAVTVAYTFIGGFLAVSYTDVVQGVLMFLSLMIVPVMALLALDNPMDIFTFASENPYGSNGVVDNPDYFNLVKGVSVGVIVGNLAWGLGYFGQPHIIVRFMALRKPSDARAGRFYGVTWMFLSILGAVFVALVSTVFFTETGNSITDQENFETVFLDLAQVMFHPLPAGLVLTAVLAAIMSTMSSQLLVVSTSLIEDLFKIFAKKHPSQDTLINLSRTMIVAVSLIAAVLAINPSDSILGLVGFAWAGFGSAFGPVVLLSLYWRRLNATGAIAGMITGAVVSLAWGMSPLSDVLYEIVPGFFLALVVTVVVSRMTKAPNEKITSEFDRATKLARIVGDDADASFEEAAAQVDNNPGTARA from the coding sequence ATGGCTGAGAGTACTTGGTACCTCATTGCGATTATCATCTATCTATTCGCAATGCTCGCCATCGGATACTGGAGTTACAAGCAGACCGACGAGTACGACGACTACGTCCTCGGCGGCCGCGGCCTCCACCCGTTCGTGGCAGCATTATCCGCCGGCGCCTCAGATATGTCCGGCTGGCTACTCATGGGCCTCCCCGGCGCCCTATTCCTGTCCGGGATGTCCGAGATCTGGATGGCCGTCGGCCTCCTCGTCGGCGCCTGGGCCAACTGGAAGTGGGTCGCCCCGCGCCTGCGTTCCTACTCTGAGGTTGCAGAAAACTCCATCACGGTCCCTTCCTTCTTTGAAAACCGCTTGGGAGACAAGTCCCGACTGCTCCGCATCATCGCCGCAGTCATTATTATCTTCTTCTTTACTTTCTACATCTCCTCCGGCATGGTCTCCGGTGGCCGCTACTTCGAGTCCACCTTCAACGGCGACTACCTCACCGGAATGATCATCGTCGCCGCGGTAACCGTGGCCTACACCTTCATCGGCGGCTTCCTCGCGGTGTCCTACACCGATGTCGTCCAGGGCGTCCTCATGTTCCTGTCCCTTATGATCGTCCCCGTCATGGCGCTGCTGGCGCTGGACAACCCAATGGACATCTTCACTTTCGCCTCCGAGAACCCCTACGGCTCCAACGGCGTTGTGGACAACCCCGACTACTTCAACCTGGTCAAGGGCGTCTCCGTCGGCGTCATCGTGGGCAACCTAGCCTGGGGCCTGGGCTACTTCGGCCAGCCGCACATCATCGTGCGCTTTATGGCCCTGCGCAAGCCTTCCGACGCCCGCGCAGGACGCTTCTACGGCGTCACCTGGATGTTCCTGTCCATCCTGGGCGCAGTCTTCGTCGCGCTCGTCTCCACCGTGTTCTTCACCGAGACCGGCAACTCGATCACCGACCAGGAAAACTTCGAAACCGTATTCCTCGACCTGGCTCAGGTCATGTTCCACCCGCTGCCAGCAGGCTTGGTGCTCACTGCGGTGCTCGCCGCCATCATGTCCACCATGTCTTCCCAGCTGCTCGTGGTCTCCACCTCACTGATCGAGGACCTGTTCAAAATCTTCGCCAAGAAGCATCCTTCCCAGGACACCCTGATTAACCTCTCCCGGACGATGATCGTGGCTGTCTCCCTCATCGCAGCAGTACTGGCCATCAACCCGTCCGACTCCATCCTGGGCCTCGTCGGCTTCGCGTGGGCCGGCTTCGGCTCCGCCTTCGGCCCAGTGGTTCTGCTGTCGCTGTACTGGCGTCGTCTCAACGCCACCGGAGCCATCGCCGGCATGATCACCGGCGCCGTCGTCTCCCTGGCGTGGGGTATGTCCCCGCTTTCCGACGTCCTCTACGAGATCGTCCCAGGCTTCTTCCTCGCCCTCGTGGTCACCGTGGTTGTCTCCCGGATGACCAAGGCCCCGAACGAGAAGATCACCTCCGAGTTCGATCGCGCCACCAAGCTGGCCCGCATCGTCGGCGACGATGCCGATGCTTCCTTCGAGGAAGCCGCCGCACAGGTGGACAACAACCCGGGAACGGCCCGCGCCTAA
- a CDS encoding DUF2269 domain-containing protein, whose product MMNFLIALHVLAAILFLGPVTVAVSSFQVKALKASEGDVASRGAAQTLANITKNYGMLSAIVPVIGITIFLTDMATYGKMGQFHASILLSVIAWALLFFLIVPRQQKALDALANPGAEGSFDWAKMKSQLSMFGGIFSLLWVVIAILMFI is encoded by the coding sequence ATTATGAATTTCCTCATCGCACTTCACGTTCTCGCGGCAATATTGTTCCTCGGCCCGGTCACCGTGGCCGTTTCCTCCTTCCAGGTCAAGGCGCTCAAGGCCTCTGAGGGCGACGTCGCCTCCCGTGGCGCGGCACAGACGCTGGCTAACATCACGAAGAACTACGGCATGCTCTCGGCTATCGTGCCGGTCATCGGCATCACGATCTTCCTGACTGATATGGCTACCTACGGCAAGATGGGCCAGTTCCACGCCTCTATCCTGCTCTCGGTCATCGCGTGGGCGCTGCTCTTCTTCCTCATCGTGCCCCGCCAGCAGAAGGCCCTGGACGCCCTGGCTAACCCGGGTGCCGAAGGCTCCTTCGACTGGGCCAAAATGAAGTCCCAGCTGTCCATGTTCGGCGGCATCTTCTCCCTACTGTGGGTGGTCATCGCCATCCTCATGTTCATCTAG
- a CDS encoding DEAD/DEAH box helicase, with protein sequence MSITDNATGGVNEPDVENSQSESQETSQNEQPQADVQSQDNGVTDARVSEQQADTGQGNAEPSEDTGAESEDSANESTQGFDTLGLPDEVIKAVEKVGFTTPSPIQQETIPLLMEGRDVVGLAQTGTGKTAAFALPVLSRIDAAARYPQALVLAPTRELALQVADSFQSFADHLGRIEVLPIYGGQAYGIQLSGLRRGAQIVVGTPGRVIDHLEKGSLDISQLKYLVLDEADEMLNMGFQEDVERILADTPDDKQVALFSATMPNGIRRISKQYLNDPAEVTVKSETRTNTNITQRFLLTPHRAKMDAFTRILEVIDYDGIIVFVRTKHETENVAEQLRAQGYSAAAINGDIAQNQRERTVDQLKDGRLDILVATDVAARGLDVERISHVVNFDIPNDTESYVHRIGRTGRAGRTGEAILFVTPRERRMLRNIERVTKARLEEMDLPSVDEVNTARKAKFTQKITEKLDDSQMEMFRGMLRKYSETNNVAMDDIAAALAVALQGDTEFLMKEQPKHKRDKFDRDKFDRDDRRGGRRDRDDRRGGRDRGPRRPDGDFESYRIAVGRRHNVRPGAIVGAIANEGGLSSGDFGRITITENRTIVELPKNLDPSVLSRLSDTRIQGQLINIEKDTGRPPRDRDDRGGRGFGGRGRGRDDRGGDRRDDRRGGRGGRGFGGGRDRDDRRGSWRD encoded by the coding sequence ATGAGCATTACCGATAACGCCACCGGCGGCGTGAACGAGCCGGACGTAGAAAATAGTCAGTCGGAATCTCAGGAAACTTCGCAGAACGAGCAGCCACAGGCTGACGTTCAATCTCAGGACAACGGCGTCACCGATGCCCGCGTGTCTGAGCAGCAGGCCGACACCGGCCAGGGGAATGCGGAACCTTCTGAGGACACCGGCGCTGAGTCCGAGGACTCGGCCAACGAAAGTACCCAGGGGTTTGACACTCTCGGCCTGCCAGACGAGGTTATTAAGGCCGTCGAAAAGGTTGGTTTCACCACCCCTTCACCGATCCAGCAAGAAACCATCCCACTGCTGATGGAAGGTCGCGACGTCGTCGGCCTCGCGCAGACCGGTACGGGCAAGACCGCGGCGTTTGCGCTGCCGGTGCTGTCGCGTATCGACGCCGCTGCGCGCTACCCGCAGGCATTGGTCCTGGCTCCGACCCGTGAGCTGGCCTTGCAGGTTGCCGACTCGTTCCAGTCGTTTGCGGATCACCTCGGACGCATCGAGGTGCTGCCGATTTACGGTGGCCAGGCCTACGGCATCCAGCTGTCCGGCCTGCGCCGTGGTGCGCAGATCGTCGTGGGCACTCCGGGGCGCGTTATCGACCACCTGGAGAAGGGGTCCCTGGACATCTCCCAGCTGAAGTACCTTGTTCTGGACGAGGCTGACGAGATGCTCAACATGGGCTTCCAGGAAGACGTGGAGCGCATCCTGGCGGATACGCCGGATGACAAGCAGGTGGCTTTGTTCTCCGCGACGATGCCGAATGGCATCCGCCGGATTTCCAAGCAATACCTGAACGACCCAGCCGAGGTCACCGTGAAGTCGGAGACCCGTACCAACACGAACATCACCCAGCGTTTCTTGCTGACCCCGCACCGCGCCAAGATGGATGCGTTCACCCGCATCCTCGAGGTCATTGACTACGACGGCATCATCGTGTTCGTGCGCACCAAGCATGAGACGGAGAACGTCGCAGAGCAGTTGCGTGCGCAGGGCTACAGCGCTGCTGCCATTAACGGCGACATCGCGCAGAACCAGCGTGAGCGCACCGTCGACCAGCTCAAGGACGGCCGCCTGGACATCCTCGTTGCTACCGATGTTGCGGCGCGTGGCCTGGACGTTGAGCGTATCTCTCACGTGGTCAACTTCGACATTCCGAACGACACTGAGTCCTATGTCCACCGCATTGGCCGCACCGGCCGTGCAGGCCGTACCGGCGAGGCAATCCTGTTCGTGACTCCTCGTGAGCGCCGCATGCTGCGCAACATTGAGCGTGTCACCAAGGCCCGCCTGGAAGAAATGGATCTGCCTTCCGTCGATGAGGTGAATACCGCCCGCAAGGCTAAGTTCACCCAGAAGATCACCGAGAAGCTCGATGATTCCCAGATGGAAATGTTCCGCGGGATGCTGCGTAAGTACTCGGAGACCAACAACGTTGCGATGGACGATATCGCTGCTGCGCTGGCAGTTGCCCTGCAGGGTGACACTGAGTTCCTGATGAAGGAGCAGCCAAAGCACAAGCGCGACAAGTTCGACCGGGACAAGTTCGACCGCGATGACCGTCGCGGTGGCCGCCGTGACCGTGACGACCGTCGCGGTGGCCGCGACCGCGGACCGCGCCGCCCGGATGGTGACTTCGAGTCTTACCGTATTGCGGTGGGCCGTCGCCACAACGTGCGACCAGGCGCCATCGTTGGCGCTATCGCGAATGAGGGCGGCTTGTCCTCCGGCGACTTTGGACGCATCACGATTACGGAAAACCGCACCATCGTGGAGCTGCCGAAGAACTTGGATCCTTCCGTGTTGAGCCGCTTGTCCGATACTCGTATCCAGGGCCAGCTCATCAACATTGAGAAGGACACTGGACGCCCGCCACGTGACCGTGATGACCGCGGTGGCCGTGGCTTCGGCGGACGCGGACGTGGCCGTGATGATCGCGGTGGAGATCGCCGTGATGACCGTCGTGGTGGCCGCGGTGGCCGTGGCTTCGGCGGCGGACGCGACCGTGACGACCGCCGAGGTAGCTGGCGCGACTAG
- a CDS encoding HNH endonuclease family protein: MSLLRFYFLLLTTATVCWAATLAWPRLNATDEPGLPSASALAAQVTVVPQRPATPGYEREHFGAGWADLEHCTAREDAILRQTSGPARLPGPGSPCKVDIGTFYDPYAHATAPIATQTIEVDHVFPLAAAWDLGAHSWDDATRQRFANDPRNLIATAKDLNRDKSDQLPSQWLPPSPRTQCWYARRVLAVAVDYGLAVPRADVATTRRICLLSAR, from the coding sequence GTGAGCCTTTTGCGTTTCTACTTCCTGCTGCTGACCACCGCGACGGTGTGCTGGGCAGCGACCCTGGCCTGGCCGCGGCTCAACGCCACGGATGAGCCAGGGCTGCCGTCGGCAAGCGCATTGGCGGCCCAGGTCACTGTGGTGCCGCAACGCCCAGCGACCCCCGGCTACGAACGGGAGCACTTCGGCGCCGGGTGGGCCGACCTTGAGCATTGCACCGCTCGGGAGGACGCTATTCTTCGGCAAACTAGCGGTCCCGCACGACTACCGGGACCCGGTTCCCCGTGCAAAGTAGACATCGGCACGTTCTACGACCCTTACGCCCACGCCACGGCCCCCATCGCGACACAGACCATTGAGGTGGACCACGTCTTCCCGCTGGCCGCCGCGTGGGACTTGGGCGCGCACTCGTGGGACGACGCCACGCGCCAACGCTTTGCCAACGACCCGCGGAATTTAATTGCCACGGCGAAAGACCTCAACCGCGACAAATCAGACCAGCTTCCCTCCCAATGGCTCCCGCCATCACCGCGTACTCAGTGCTGGTACGCGCGCCGTGTGCTGGCGGTAGCCGTCGACTACGGCCTCGCGGTCCCCCGCGCAGACGTGGCCACGACGCGGCGCATCTGCCTGCTGAGTGCCCGGTGA
- a CDS encoding metallophosphoesterase family protein, with amino-acid sequence MTHTHKTSSQSTSRNSSHAESVRFIHSSDWQLGMYRHFLADGGGDKAEAQARFSAARLRAVAALGELSEEVDAEFIVVAGDVFDYNSLTRQTEGRIWEVLKALPVPVYLLPGNHDPLVAHSIFHKTKDLDGVYYFADIEPLEVRPGVELIGAPLRARTATTDLVADAIAGLDPDPRIRIVVGHGQVQGRSSEPKPDLIDLNNVEENLRAGAIDYVALGDTHNTEELGSTGAVWFSGSPEVTDFHDLDSAGGGEHDSGNALVVDITKDGPGQAQVSVDKREVGTWTFDTFKESLSSSEDVDRFIQRLEAYPRKDSTVVKYALEGAIGMEDNRRLEEELERLRPVFANIYPRERLMDLIIAPSEDELANADISGFAQAALDELVADMDHDPTARDAANLLYRLARKEG; translated from the coding sequence ATGACCCACACCCACAAAACCTCGTCACAGAGCACCAGTAGAAATAGCTCACACGCTGAGTCAGTCCGTTTTATTCATTCTTCGGACTGGCAGCTCGGCATGTATCGCCACTTTCTGGCCGATGGCGGCGGCGACAAGGCCGAAGCCCAGGCGCGCTTTTCCGCAGCGCGCCTGCGTGCCGTTGCCGCGCTGGGTGAACTGTCGGAGGAGGTGGATGCGGAGTTCATCGTCGTCGCGGGGGACGTTTTTGATTACAACTCGTTGACCCGCCAGACGGAGGGGCGCATCTGGGAAGTGCTCAAGGCATTACCGGTGCCGGTCTATCTACTGCCCGGTAACCATGATCCCTTGGTGGCGCATTCCATCTTCCACAAAACGAAGGATCTCGACGGGGTCTACTATTTCGCAGACATCGAACCGCTGGAGGTGCGCCCGGGTGTGGAACTTATCGGGGCGCCGCTGCGCGCGCGAACCGCTACTACGGATCTGGTGGCTGACGCCATCGCTGGCCTCGACCCTGATCCGAGGATCCGGATCGTCGTGGGGCACGGTCAGGTCCAAGGCCGCTCGAGCGAGCCGAAGCCGGACCTGATTGACCTCAATAATGTGGAAGAGAATCTGCGTGCCGGCGCCATCGACTACGTGGCGCTGGGCGATACGCATAACACTGAAGAGCTGGGTTCCACGGGTGCGGTGTGGTTCTCCGGCAGCCCGGAGGTCACCGACTTCCATGACTTGGACTCGGCGGGTGGCGGCGAACATGATTCGGGCAATGCCTTGGTCGTGGACATTACCAAGGACGGACCCGGGCAAGCGCAGGTGAGCGTGGACAAACGCGAAGTAGGGACGTGGACTTTTGATACCTTCAAAGAGAGTTTGAGCTCTTCTGAAGATGTTGACCGCTTCATCCAACGCCTTGAGGCGTATCCCCGCAAAGACTCCACTGTGGTGAAGTACGCCCTGGAGGGGGCAATCGGAATGGAAGACAACCGCCGGCTGGAAGAGGAACTGGAGCGCCTCCGGCCGGTGTTCGCGAATATTTATCCGCGGGAACGGCTCATGGATCTCATCATTGCGCCGTCTGAAGATGAGCTTGCCAATGCGGATATCAGCGGCTTCGCACAAGCCGCTCTAGATGAATTAGTAGCCGACATGGACCATGATCCCACTGCGCGGGATGCTGCCAACCTGCTTTACCGTCTTGCTCGAAAGGAAGGCTAG